A stretch of the Pseudorasbora parva isolate DD20220531a chromosome 13, ASM2467924v1, whole genome shotgun sequence genome encodes the following:
- the LOC137038386 gene encoding nucleolar protein dao-5-like, translating to MRGQAANKAAADPPKPASNSVETDKNIDEDKEQTSPTESKETNSQVTATETKSNKRGQVANKAAADPPKPASNSVETDKIIDEDKEQTSPAESKDTNPQVATTETKSNKRGQAANTAGGDPPKPASNSVDADKNIDEDKEQTLPTESKDTNPQVTATETKSNKRGQVANKAAADPPKPASNSVETDKIIDEDKEQTSPTESKDTNPQVATTETKSNKRGQVANKAAADPPKPTLNSVETDKIIDEDKEQTSPAESKDTNPQVATTETKSNKRGQVANKAAADPPKPASNSVETDKIIDEDKEQTSPTESKDTNPQVATTETKSNKRGQVANKAAADPPKPASNSVETDKNINEDKEQTSPTESKDTNPQVATTETKSNKRGQVANKAAADPPKPASNSVETDKIIDEDKEQTLPTESKDTNPQVATTETKSNKRGQVANKAGGDPPKPASNSVETDKNINEDKEQTSTTESKKSNPKALGGGSENPSTSDIKDKTTEEKQDVPTVAKPAKKDEGTHETSVHAIHG from the exons ATGCGGGGACAAGCGGCAAATAAAGCTGCTGCTGATCCACCTAAACCGGCTTCAAACTCAGTGGAGACAGATAAAAACATAGATGAAGACAAAGAGCAGACCTCACCAACTGAGAGCAAAGAAACCAACTCTCAGGTCACAGCAACTGAGACAAAAAGCAATAAGCGGGGACAAGTGGCAAATAAAGCTGCTGCTGATCCACCTAAACCGGCTTCAAACTCAGTGGAGACAGATAAAATCATAGATGAAGATAAAGAGCAGACCTCACCAGCTGAGAGCAAAGACACCAACCCACAGGTCGCAACAACTGAGACAAAAAGCAATAAGCGGGGACAAGCGGCAAATACAGCTGGTGGTGATCCACCTAAACCGGCTTCAAACTCAGTGGATGCAGATAAAAACATAGATGAAGACAAAGAGCAGACCTTACCAACTGAGAGCAAAGACACCAACCCACAGGTCACAGCAACTGAGACAAAAAGCAATAAGCGGGGACAAGTGGCAAATAAAGCTGCTGCTGATCCACCTAAACCGGCTTCAAACTCAGTGGAGACAGATAAAATCATAGATGAAGATAAAGAGCAGACCTCACCAACTGAGAGCAAAGACACCAACCCACAGGTCGCAACAACTGAGACAAAAAGCAATAAGCGGGGACAAGTGGCAAATAAAGCTGCTGCTGATCCACCTAAACCGACTTTAAACTCAGTGGAGACAGATAAAATCATAGATGAAGATAAAGAGCAGACCTCACCAGCTGAGAGTAAAGACACCAACCCACAGGTCGCAACAACTGAGACAAAAAGCAATAAGCGGGGACAAGTGGCAAATAAAGCTGCTGCTGATCCACCTAAACCGGCTTCAAACTCAGTGGAGACAGATAAAATCATAGATGAAGATAAAGAGCAGACCTCACCAACTGAGAGCAAAGACACCAACCCACAGGTCGCAACAACTGAGACAAAAAGCAATAAGCGGGGACAAGTGGCAAATAAAGCTGCTGCTGATCCACCTAAACCGGCTTCAAACTCAGTGGAGAcagataaaaacataaatgaagataAAGAGCAGACTTCACCAACTGAGAGCAAAGACACCAACCCACAGGTCGCAACAACTGAGACAAAAAGCAATAAGCGGGGACAAGTGGCAAATAAAGCTGCTGCTGATCCACCTAAACCGGCTTCAAACTCAGTGGAGACAGATAAAATCATAGATGAAGATAAAGAGCAGACCTTACCAACTGAGAGCAAAGACACCAACCCACAGGTCGCAACAACTGAGACAAAAAGCAATAAGCGGGGACAAGTGGCAAATAAAGCTGGTGGTGATCCACCTAAACCGGCTTCAAACTCAGTGGAGAcagataaaaacataaatgaagacAAAGAGCAGACCTCAACAACTGAGAGTAAAAAATCCAACCCTAAAGCTCTTGGAGGTGGTTCAGAAAACCCATCAACATCAGACATAAAAGACAAGACGACTGAAGAAAAACAAGATGTACCAACAGTCGCTAAACCTGCTAAAAAAGATGAAGGGACACATGAAACGTCTGTCCATg CCATCCACGGATGA